A genomic segment from Pseudomonas mendocina encodes:
- the napA gene encoding nitrate reductase catalytic subunit NapA gives MKLTRREFAKANAAAIAAAAAGLPIASTASNLITEADMTRLDWNKAPCRFCGTGCSVMVATRDNRVVATHGDVKAEVNRGLNCVKGYFLSKIMYGVDRLTQPLLRMKNGVYDKQGEFQPVSWDQAFDIMAQKIKQAIAEHGPEAVGMFGSGQWTVWEGYAANKLMKAGFRSNNIDPNARHCMASAVMGFMRTFGMDEPMGCYDDIEATDAFVLWGSNMAEMHPILWSRVTDRRLSHPNTKVAVLSTFEHRSFDLADIPLVFKPQTDLLILNYIANHIIESGAVNKDFVDKHTKFARGADDIGYGLRADDPLEMQAKNVAKANTWEDMSFEQFAAFVKPYTLERTAKESGVPAERLKALAELYADPQRKVVSFWTMGFNQHTRGVWANNLIYNIHLLTGKISEPGNSPFSLTGQPSACGTAREVGTFSHRLPADMLVANPKHRETAEKIWKLPAGTIQEKPGFHAVEQSRKLKDGVLKVYWTQVSNNMQAGPNIMQEVLPGWRNPQAFVVVSDVYPTVSAQAADLILPSAMWVEKEGAYGNAERRTQFWHQLVKAPGEARSDLWQLVEFSKRFTTDEVWPAELLAKAPTYRGKTLYQVLFANGQVDQFSSEQIETGYLNDEAAAFGFYLQKGLFEEYAQFGRGHAHDLAPFDSYHAARGLRWPVVDGKETRWRYREGLDPYVEKGSGVQFYGYPDKRALIFALPYEPPAEAPDDEFPFWLSTGRVLEHWHTGSMTQRVEELHGAVPDALVYMHPDDAKTLKARRGSEVKVISRRGEIRARIETRGRNKPPRGLVFVPFFDANKLINKVTLDATDPISKQTDYKKCAVKIELVSLA, from the coding sequence ATGAAGCTAACCCGCCGTGAATTTGCCAAAGCCAACGCCGCTGCCATCGCCGCAGCGGCGGCCGGCCTGCCCATCGCCAGTACCGCCAGCAACCTGATCACCGAGGCGGACATGACCCGCCTGGACTGGAACAAGGCGCCCTGCCGCTTCTGCGGCACCGGCTGCAGCGTGATGGTCGCCACCCGCGACAACCGCGTGGTGGCCACCCACGGCGACGTCAAGGCCGAGGTCAACCGCGGCCTGAACTGCGTCAAGGGTTACTTCCTGTCGAAGATCATGTACGGCGTCGACCGCCTCACTCAGCCGCTGCTGCGTATGAAGAACGGTGTGTACGACAAGCAGGGCGAATTCCAGCCAGTGAGCTGGGACCAGGCCTTCGACATCATGGCGCAGAAGATCAAGCAGGCCATCGCCGAGCATGGCCCGGAGGCTGTCGGCATGTTCGGCTCCGGCCAGTGGACGGTGTGGGAAGGCTACGCCGCCAACAAGCTGATGAAAGCCGGCTTTCGCAGCAACAACATCGACCCCAACGCCCGCCACTGCATGGCGTCGGCGGTGATGGGCTTCATGCGTACCTTCGGCATGGACGAGCCGATGGGCTGCTACGACGACATCGAGGCCACCGACGCCTTCGTGCTGTGGGGCTCGAACATGGCGGAGATGCATCCGATCCTCTGGAGCCGGGTCACCGATCGCCGACTAAGCCATCCGAACACCAAGGTCGCCGTGCTTTCCACCTTCGAGCACCGCAGCTTCGACCTGGCCGATATCCCGCTGGTGTTCAAACCGCAGACCGATCTGCTGATTCTCAACTACATCGCCAACCACATCATCGAAAGTGGCGCGGTGAACAAGGACTTCGTCGACAAGCACACCAAGTTCGCCCGCGGTGCCGACGATATCGGCTATGGCCTGCGCGCCGACGATCCGCTGGAGATGCAGGCCAAGAACGTCGCCAAGGCCAATACCTGGGAAGACATGTCCTTCGAGCAGTTCGCTGCCTTCGTAAAACCCTACACGCTGGAGCGCACCGCGAAGGAATCGGGCGTCCCGGCCGAGCGCCTCAAGGCGCTGGCTGAGCTGTACGCCGATCCGCAGCGCAAGGTGGTGTCGTTCTGGACCATGGGCTTCAACCAGCACACCCGTGGTGTCTGGGCCAACAACCTGATCTACAACATCCACCTGCTCACCGGCAAGATCAGCGAACCGGGCAACAGCCCGTTCTCGCTGACCGGCCAGCCCTCGGCCTGCGGCACCGCACGCGAAGTGGGTACCTTCTCCCACCGCCTGCCCGCCGACATGCTGGTGGCCAATCCCAAGCACCGCGAAACCGCCGAAAAAATCTGGAAACTGCCAGCCGGCACCATTCAGGAGAAGCCCGGCTTCCATGCCGTGGAGCAGAGCCGCAAGCTCAAGGATGGTGTGCTCAAGGTCTACTGGACGCAGGTCAGCAACAACATGCAGGCCGGCCCCAACATCATGCAGGAGGTCCTGCCGGGCTGGCGCAACCCGCAGGCCTTCGTCGTCGTCTCCGACGTCTACCCCACCGTCTCGGCCCAGGCCGCCGACCTGATCCTGCCCAGCGCCATGTGGGTGGAAAAGGAAGGTGCCTATGGCAACGCCGAACGCCGCACGCAGTTCTGGCATCAACTGGTGAAAGCCCCCGGCGAGGCCAGGTCCGACCTCTGGCAACTGGTGGAATTCTCCAAGCGTTTTACCACCGACGAGGTCTGGCCCGCCGAACTGCTGGCCAAGGCTCCGACCTACAGGGGCAAGACGCTCTATCAGGTGTTGTTCGCCAATGGCCAGGTCGACCAGTTCTCCAGTGAGCAGATCGAGACCGGCTACCTCAATGACGAAGCGGCGGCCTTTGGCTTCTATCTGCAGAAGGGGCTGTTCGAGGAGTACGCCCAGTTCGGCCGCGGGCACGCCCATGACCTGGCGCCGTTCGACAGCTATCACGCTGCACGTGGCCTGCGCTGGCCAGTGGTCGACGGCAAGGAGACACGCTGGCGCTACCGCGAGGGCCTCGACCCCTACGTGGAGAAAGGCAGCGGCGTACAGTTCTACGGCTACCCGGACAAACGGGCACTGATCTTCGCCCTGCCCTACGAGCCGCCAGCTGAGGCACCGGATGACGAGTTCCCGTTCTGGCTCAGCACCGGCCGCGTGCTGGAGCACTGGCATACCGGCAGCATGACCCAGCGTGTCGAAGAACTGCATGGCGCCGTGCCTGACGCGCTCGTGTACATGCACCCGGACGACGCCAAGACGCTCAAGGCGCGACGTGGTAGCGAGGTCAAGGTGATCAGCCGGCGCGGTGAAATCCGTGCCCGCATTGAAACCCGTGGGCGCAACAAGCCGCCACGCGGCCTGGTTTTCGTGCCGTTCTTCGATGCCAACAAACTGATCAACAAGGTCACTCTGGACGCCACCGATCCGATCTCCAAGCAGACCGACTACAAGAAGTGTGCGGTGAAGATCGAACTGGTCAGCCTGGCCTGA
- a CDS encoding nitrate reductase cytochrome c-type subunit — translation MSLRFLPLLLLAAFGLAIAGELNYPLDAPAPDGRRPGGTLSQTLPAPVLGNEENKDVRRERNYPEQPPTIPHSIRGYQVDANGNKCLTCHSRAGSARSQAPMISITHYMDRDGQPLAAVSPRRYFCTQCHVTQQEVKPLVGNSFRNIDHLLEDEAAGAAKP, via the coding sequence ATGAGCCTGCGTTTTCTACCTCTGCTACTGCTTGCCGCCTTTGGCCTTGCCATCGCCGGCGAGCTAAATTACCCGCTCGACGCTCCCGCGCCGGACGGTCGCCGCCCAGGCGGCACCCTCAGCCAGACACTGCCGGCACCGGTGCTGGGCAACGAGGAAAACAAGGACGTGCGCCGCGAGCGCAACTACCCGGAACAGCCACCGACCATTCCGCATAGCATCCGCGGCTACCAAGTCGATGCCAACGGCAACAAGTGCCTGACCTGCCACAGCCGGGCCGGCAGCGCCCGCAGCCAAGCGCCGATGATCAGCATCACCCATTACATGGACCGCGACGGCCAGCCGCTCGCTGCCGTGTCGCCGCGGCGCTACTTCTGCACCCAGTGCCATGTCACCCAGCAGGAGGTCAAACCTCTGGTCGGCAACAGCTTCCGCAATATCGACCACCTGCTCGAAGACGAAGCAGCCGGCGCGGCGAAACCCTGA
- a CDS encoding cytochrome c3 family protein, with protein MKSLLALLKEYWGILRRPSVHYSLGFLSLGGFIAGIIFWGGFNTALEATNTEQFCISCHEMRDNVYVELQDTIHYSNRSGVRATCPDCHVPHQWTDKIARKMQASKEVWGKIFGTINTRDKFLAHRRELAEHEWARLKANDSLECRNCHNFDYMDFTKQSPRARQMHSSALANGEATCIDCHKGIAHHLPDMSGVPGW; from the coding sequence ATGAAGTCACTATTGGCCCTGCTGAAGGAATACTGGGGCATCCTGCGTCGTCCGAGCGTGCATTACAGCCTGGGCTTTCTCAGCCTCGGCGGCTTCATCGCCGGGATCATCTTCTGGGGCGGCTTCAACACCGCGCTGGAAGCCACCAACACCGAGCAGTTCTGCATTTCCTGCCACGAGATGCGCGACAACGTCTACGTCGAGCTGCAGGACACCATTCACTACAGCAACCGCTCCGGCGTGCGCGCCACCTGCCCCGACTGTCACGTGCCACACCAGTGGACCGACAAGATCGCGCGCAAGATGCAGGCCTCCAAGGAGGTCTGGGGCAAGATCTTCGGCACCATCAACACCCGCGACAAATTCCTCGCCCACCGCCGTGAGCTGGCCGAGCACGAATGGGCGCGGCTCAAGGCCAACGACTCGCTGGAGTGCCGTAACTGCCACAACTTCGATTACATGGATTTCACCAAGCAGAGCCCACGCGCCCGGCAGATGCACTCCAGCGCGCTGGCCAACGGTGAAGCCACCTGTATCGACTGCCACAAGGGCATCGCCCACCATCTGCCAGACATGAGCGGCGTGCCAGGCTGGTAA
- a CDS encoding TlpA disulfide reductase family protein, with translation MVGKAVLGICAGLLLVACAEDFGPDQHGRKVTADSLDGQWLVINYWAEWCAPCRTEIPELNALEDELKNQSARVIGVNFDALQGDDLKRAADSFDIRFTVLAQDPAARFALPRNDVLPVTYIVDADGKLRERLVGEQTSAGVLAHLERLRNE, from the coding sequence ATGGTCGGCAAGGCTGTTTTGGGAATCTGCGCCGGTCTGCTGCTGGTGGCTTGTGCCGAGGATTTCGGCCCTGATCAGCATGGACGAAAGGTAACGGCTGACAGCCTCGATGGCCAGTGGCTAGTTATCAATTATTGGGCCGAATGGTGTGCACCCTGCCGCACGGAAATCCCCGAGCTCAATGCGCTGGAAGATGAGCTGAAAAATCAGTCGGCACGGGTGATCGGTGTCAATTTCGACGCGTTGCAGGGCGATGACCTCAAGCGCGCGGCCGACAGCTTCGATATCCGTTTCACCGTGCTGGCGCAGGACCCGGCAGCGCGTTTTGCACTGCCGCGCAACGACGTGCTGCCGGTGACCTACATCGTCGATGCCGACGGCAAACTGCGTGAACGCCTGGTGGGCGAGCAGACGTCAGCTGGCGTACTGGCGCATCTCGAGCGCTTGCGCAACGAATAG
- a CDS encoding PilZ domain-containing protein, which translates to MTLNALRLEVPDIREDNSVSPAEIAQRLAAARHQDSEHGLQEVLGLLFTLNRSALTLLERQRALQSFSDEYRHYASLASRQHPPSTLFVRLCGELAIGFKRLLLQILQGRQPSLPHLAWCLYMAQHFLAQQLLRHYQLYQEPPAALWRDSHLLYWIGEHQQCLDEPVAAAFEPKPASDLRGLYQQMLLLALSNPFHLDEGECLTLFSALAPLASLARLQSWDEEDEAEGPLVDLSQSQACLGFEQPVEGEAANLRRFELGALLIALHEPAPLQSAQERQLLERVRQHWLGRQQRRHERAELDGQCSLVIGLPAIHAQLLDKLPQRTEAQLLDASPGGARLLCNANEGAQLQVGQLVLLLTSGTPTLALVRWRHQGSKGLHLGLRYLKGLPRPVWLRRAPNAQTHPGVLQSTPAPGNGWYHGLWLPNGQFSVDEHLWLQLANVHNQAIVPLPESNLQTSAVTRHPLRLA; encoded by the coding sequence ATGACGCTCAATGCACTGCGTCTGGAAGTACCGGATATCCGCGAGGACAACAGCGTATCGCCAGCGGAGATCGCCCAGCGACTCGCGGCCGCCCGTCACCAGGACTCGGAACATGGCCTGCAAGAGGTGCTGGGGCTGCTGTTCACGCTCAATCGCAGCGCTCTGACCTTACTGGAAAGGCAGCGTGCGCTGCAAAGCTTCAGTGACGAGTATCGCCATTACGCCAGCCTCGCCAGTCGCCAGCATCCACCCAGCACGCTGTTCGTGCGTCTGTGCGGTGAACTGGCGATCGGCTTCAAACGCCTGCTGCTGCAGATTCTGCAAGGCCGTCAGCCATCGCTGCCGCACCTGGCCTGGTGCCTGTACATGGCCCAGCATTTCCTCGCCCAACAGTTGCTGCGCCACTACCAGCTCTATCAGGAGCCACCGGCAGCACTCTGGCGTGACAGCCATTTGCTGTACTGGATCGGCGAACATCAGCAGTGCCTGGACGAACCGGTCGCTGCGGCCTTCGAACCGAAGCCGGCCAGCGACCTGCGTGGGTTGTACCAGCAGATGCTGCTATTGGCCCTGAGCAACCCCTTTCACCTCGATGAAGGCGAATGCCTGACGTTGTTCAGCGCGCTCGCACCGCTGGCCTCGCTGGCCAGGCTGCAATCCTGGGATGAGGAAGACGAGGCCGAGGGTCCGCTTGTCGACCTCAGTCAGTCCCAGGCCTGCCTGGGATTCGAACAGCCGGTGGAAGGCGAGGCAGCCAACCTGCGCCGCTTTGAGCTGGGCGCACTGCTGATCGCACTGCACGAACCGGCGCCGCTGCAAAGCGCTCAGGAGCGCCAGCTTCTCGAACGCGTACGCCAGCACTGGTTGGGGCGCCAGCAGCGTCGTCACGAACGCGCCGAACTGGACGGCCAATGCAGCCTGGTGATCGGCCTGCCGGCCATTCACGCGCAACTGCTGGACAAGCTGCCACAACGCACCGAAGCACAGTTGCTCGATGCCAGCCCCGGAGGGGCGCGCCTGCTGTGCAACGCCAATGAAGGTGCACAGCTGCAGGTCGGGCAGCTGGTTCTGCTGCTTACCAGCGGTACGCCGACCCTGGCTCTGGTTCGTTGGCGTCATCAGGGCAGCAAGGGCCTGCACCTTGGCCTGCGCTACCTGAAGGGGCTGCCGCGACCGGTTTGGCTGCGCCGTGCGCCCAACGCCCAGACCCATCCCGGCGTATTGCAGAGTACGCCTGCACCGGGCAACGGCTGGTACCACGGTCTGTGGCTGCCCAATGGCCAGTTCAGCGTCGACGAGCATCTGTGGTTGCAACTGGCCAACGTACACAACCAGGCAATCGTGCCGCTCCCCGAGAGCAACCTGCAGACATCGGCGGTCACTCGCCATCCATTGCGCCTGGCCTGA
- a CDS encoding YihY family inner membrane protein, which translates to MQVRLKDWLGFWLSLYQRFVENRGAGNAAALTYTTLFAVVPMMTVTFAMLSAIPAFQGVGEEIQGFIFHNFVPSTGETVQEYLREFTTQARQLTWFGVGLLAVTAFLMLVTIEKTFNVIWRVRQPRRGMSSFLLYWAILSLGPLLLGAGFAVSTYIASLSLISGPDAVVGAKTLLSFAPLLSSIAAFTLLYAAVPNTRVPLRHALLGGLFSAILFEIAKALFGLYVRLFPGYHLIYGAFATVPLFLVWIYLSWLIVLLGAELVYGLSQPRYWRREPIPRGLTLLVVLRLLLKRQQKGEALHYGDMQRAGWRLPEDEWGQVMDFLEREHLACKASGGGWVLCRDLHTFPVYKLLECSPWPLPSLSQLPAQLDEPWYPALRDGLERLQEEREKQFGASLADWLPGKS; encoded by the coding sequence ATGCAGGTTCGTCTCAAGGATTGGCTGGGATTCTGGCTGAGCCTTTACCAGCGCTTCGTGGAGAACCGTGGCGCGGGCAACGCCGCGGCGTTGACCTACACGACGCTGTTCGCCGTGGTGCCGATGATGACCGTGACCTTCGCCATGCTTTCGGCGATTCCGGCTTTCCAGGGCGTCGGCGAGGAGATCCAGGGCTTCATCTTCCACAACTTCGTACCGTCCACCGGCGAGACGGTGCAGGAATACCTGCGCGAGTTCACCACGCAGGCGCGGCAACTGACCTGGTTCGGTGTGGGCCTGCTGGCCGTTACTGCCTTCCTCATGCTGGTGACCATCGAGAAAACCTTCAACGTGATCTGGCGGGTGCGCCAGCCGCGCCGTGGCATGTCCAGTTTCCTGCTCTACTGGGCGATTCTCAGCCTTGGGCCTCTGCTGCTCGGCGCTGGGTTCGCGGTCAGCACTTATATCGCCTCTCTGTCGCTGATTTCCGGGCCGGATGCCGTGGTCGGCGCCAAGACGCTGCTGAGCTTCGCGCCGCTGTTGTCGAGTATCGCTGCCTTCACGCTGCTGTATGCGGCAGTTCCCAATACCCGCGTACCGCTGCGTCACGCGCTGCTGGGTGGCCTGTTCAGTGCCATCCTGTTCGAGATCGCCAAGGCACTGTTCGGCCTCTACGTTCGCCTGTTTCCCGGCTATCACCTGATCTATGGGGCGTTCGCCACGGTGCCGCTGTTCCTGGTGTGGATCTACCTGTCTTGGTTGATCGTGCTGCTGGGTGCCGAGCTGGTGTACGGCCTTTCGCAGCCCAGGTACTGGCGGCGAGAGCCCATTCCCAGAGGATTGACGCTGCTGGTGGTGCTGCGTCTTTTGTTGAAACGCCAGCAAAAGGGCGAAGCCCTGCACTACGGCGATATGCAGCGCGCAGGCTGGCGTTTGCCTGAAGATGAATGGGGCCAGGTGATGGATTTCCTCGAGCGCGAGCACCTTGCATGCAAGGCCAGCGGAGGTGGCTGGGTGTTGTGCCGGGATTTGCACACCTTCCCCGTCTACAAGCTGCTCGAGTGCAGCCCCTGGCCGTTGCCGAGCCTGTCACAACTCCCAGCACAGCTTGATGAGCCCTGGTATCCCGCGCTGCGCGACGGACTGGAGCGTTTGCAGGAGGAGCGAGAGAAGCAATTTGGCGCCAGTCTGGCGGATTGGTTGCCGGGAAAGAGCTGA
- the arsC gene encoding arsenate reductase (glutaredoxin) (This arsenate reductase requires both glutathione and glutaredoxin to convert arsenate to arsenite, after which the efflux transporter formed by ArsA and ArsB can extrude the arsenite from the cell, providing resistance.) — protein MTDLTLYHNPRCSKSRGALELLEARGLQPNVVRYLETPPSASELESLLGKLGIPARDLLRSGEDEYKTLGLSDTSLSEAQLIDAMVKHPKLIERPILIAGDKAVIGRPPEKVLELLA, from the coding sequence ATGACCGACCTGACCCTCTACCACAACCCGCGCTGCTCCAAATCCCGCGGAGCTCTGGAACTGCTCGAAGCCCGCGGCCTGCAACCGAACGTAGTGCGCTATCTGGAAACGCCACCCAGCGCCAGCGAACTCGAGAGCCTGCTGGGCAAGCTGGGCATCCCCGCCCGCGACCTGCTGCGCAGCGGTGAGGACGAGTACAAGACACTGGGCCTGAGCGATACCAGCCTGAGCGAAGCGCAACTGATCGACGCCATGGTCAAGCATCCCAAACTGATCGAGCGCCCGATCCTGATCGCTGGCGACAAGGCCGTCATCGGCCGTCCACCGGAGAAGGTCCTGGAGCTGCTGGCATGA
- the wrbA gene encoding NAD(P)H:quinone oxidoreductase — MNTPYILVLYYSRHGATAQMARQIARGVEMAGLEARLRTVPAVSSECEAVAPSVPEDGAMYATLDDLKNCSGLALGSPTRFGNMAAPLKYFLDGTSNLWLTGELVGKPAGVFTSTASLHGGQETTLLSMMLPLLHHGMLLCGLPYSESALLETRGGGTPYGPSHHAGGDGKRALDEHEVALCRALGQRLAQIAGKLEH; from the coding sequence ATGAATACGCCCTATATCCTGGTGCTCTACTACAGCCGCCATGGCGCCACCGCGCAGATGGCCAGACAGATTGCCCGCGGCGTCGAGATGGCGGGCCTCGAGGCACGCCTGCGCACGGTACCGGCAGTATCCAGCGAATGCGAGGCCGTAGCACCTAGCGTGCCCGAAGACGGCGCCATGTACGCCACCCTGGACGATCTGAAGAACTGCTCGGGCCTGGCACTGGGCAGCCCAACCCGCTTCGGCAACATGGCCGCGCCGCTCAAGTACTTCCTAGACGGCACCAGCAACCTGTGGCTCACCGGCGAGTTGGTTGGCAAGCCGGCTGGCGTGTTCACCTCCACCGCCAGCCTGCATGGCGGTCAGGAAACCACCCTGCTATCGATGATGCTGCCACTGCTGCACCACGGCATGCTGCTCTGTGGCCTGCCCTACAGTGAATCGGCGCTGCTCGAAACTCGCGGCGGCGGCACGCCCTATGGCCCCAGCCACCATGCTGGCGGCGACGGCAAGCGCGCGCTGGACGAACATGAAGTCGCCCTGTGCCGCGCACTGGGCCAACGCCTGGCGCAGATCGCCGGCAAACTGGAGCATTGA
- a CDS encoding DUF2069 domain-containing protein, whose product MARAKKPLPSLEWLEPRVKLSRALSLFSFVALLTLLLVWNLAFADLHGARVGVVLAIQLLPLALLAPGIAMGNARAHAWACFVVNIYFIQGVLAAIDPARALFGALEAVISFGLFCCALLYTRWRFQYDRKKAGEA is encoded by the coding sequence GTGGCCCGAGCCAAGAAACCCCTGCCAAGCCTCGAATGGCTGGAGCCACGGGTAAAACTCAGCCGAGCGCTGAGCCTGTTCAGCTTCGTCGCCCTGCTGACGCTGCTGCTGGTATGGAACCTGGCCTTCGCCGACCTGCACGGTGCCCGCGTCGGTGTGGTACTGGCCATCCAGCTGCTGCCGTTGGCCCTGCTGGCCCCTGGCATCGCCATGGGCAATGCCCGTGCTCACGCCTGGGCCTGCTTCGTGGTCAACATCTACTTCATTCAGGGCGTACTCGCCGCGATTGATCCAGCGCGCGCGCTGTTCGGTGCCCTGGAGGCGGTCATCAGCTTCGGCCTGTTCTGCTGCGCCCTGCTCTATACCCGCTGGCGCTTTCAGTACGACCGCAAGAAGGCCGGGGAAGCTTGA
- a CDS encoding alpha/beta fold hydrolase codes for MRLVLLPGLNGSSALFAPLLAELGDIECQPLDLPKHGPQDYDALAQKMAERLGNAPFVLLGESFSGPIAYRLAMRKPPGLQGVVFAASFLTAPSAALPLLKCLPISLRLATQPWLLRAMCLGQNASDQIMRLIQEEIRGLDKALIHARLHALATLRAPQQRLELPALHLWPQQDRLVAHKVARQLAHACSDIRQLCLEGPHFILQTQPRRCAQAIRGFMQELENRRVTSPAFP; via the coding sequence ATGCGCCTGGTGCTGCTGCCTGGCCTCAATGGCAGCAGCGCTCTCTTCGCCCCCCTGCTCGCCGAGCTTGGGGATATCGAATGCCAGCCCCTCGACCTACCGAAGCATGGGCCGCAGGATTATGACGCCCTGGCGCAAAAGATGGCCGAGCGACTGGGCAATGCGCCCTTCGTGCTGCTGGGTGAGTCCTTTTCCGGCCCCATTGCTTATCGGCTCGCCATGCGCAAGCCACCTGGACTGCAGGGCGTGGTCTTCGCCGCCTCGTTCTTGACAGCCCCTAGTGCCGCCCTGCCCCTGCTGAAGTGCCTGCCCATATCCTTGCGACTCGCTACCCAGCCGTGGCTGCTACGCGCAATGTGCCTTGGCCAGAACGCGAGCGATCAGATCATGCGCCTGATACAGGAAGAAATCCGTGGCCTGGACAAGGCACTGATACACGCTCGCCTGCATGCGCTGGCGACGCTGCGAGCACCGCAACAGCGGCTCGAACTGCCCGCGCTGCATCTATGGCCGCAGCAGGATCGCCTGGTTGCACACAAGGTAGCCAGGCAACTGGCGCATGCGTGCAGCGATATTCGTCAATTATGTCTGGAAGGACCGCACTTCATTCTGCAGACGCAACCACGGCGTTGCGCTCAGGCGATTCGCGGCTTCATGCAAGAATTGGAAAACCGGCGCGTCACCAGCCCAGCGTTTCCTTGA
- the hda gene encoding DnaA regulatory inactivator Hda gives MKPIQLPLGVRLRDDATFANYYPGANAAALGYVERLCEADAGWTESLIYLWGAEGVGRSHLLQAACLRFEQRGEAVVYLPLGEVVQHGPELLDNLELCELVCLDDLDAVAGRSDWEEGLFHLFNRLRDSGRRLLLAGTMSPRELPIQLPDLKSRLTLALVFQLHELSDEDKLRALQLRASRRGLQMGDEVGRFILTRGERSMSALFDLLERLDQASLQAQRKLTIPFLKETLGW, from the coding sequence ATGAAACCTATCCAGCTGCCTCTGGGGGTGCGTCTGCGCGATGACGCCACCTTCGCCAACTACTACCCCGGCGCCAATGCCGCGGCGCTAGGCTATGTCGAGCGTCTGTGCGAAGCCGATGCAGGCTGGACGGAAAGCCTGATCTATCTGTGGGGTGCCGAAGGTGTCGGGCGCAGTCATCTGCTGCAGGCGGCTTGCCTGCGTTTCGAGCAGCGTGGCGAAGCAGTGGTCTATCTGCCGCTCGGTGAGGTGGTGCAGCATGGCCCGGAGCTGCTCGACAACCTCGAGCTGTGCGAACTGGTCTGCCTTGACGACCTCGACGCTGTGGCGGGGCGCAGTGACTGGGAAGAGGGCCTGTTTCACCTGTTCAACCGCTTGCGCGACAGCGGTCGGCGCTTGCTGCTGGCCGGCACCATGTCACCGCGCGAATTGCCGATTCAATTGCCAGACCTGAAGTCGCGGCTGACCCTGGCGCTGGTTTTCCAACTGCACGAGCTGTCCGACGAGGACAAGCTGCGCGCCCTGCAGCTGCGCGCCTCGCGTCGAGGGTTGCAGATGGGCGACGAAGTGGGTCGTTTCATTCTCACCCGCGGCGAGCGCAGCATGAGCGCGCTGTTCGACTTGCTGGAGCGTCTCGATCAGGCGTCGCTGCAGGCGCAGCGCAAGCTGACCATTCCCTTTCTCAAGGAAACGCTGGGCTGGTGA